In Arthrobacter sp. QXT-31, one genomic interval encodes:
- the glnT gene encoding type III glutamate--ammonia ligase: protein MTSLATPEVATEPAISLEAGRIALADIAKAHDVRFLLATFVDMTGKPCAKLVPVEAADELEAGVMGFAGYAAGLIGQKPQDSDLIAVPDLASFTPVPFIKEGLALIHCDPYVDGKPWPYAPRVILKNTLARLAEKGMQAKIGAEVEYFLVNKNTDGTLSTADTRDDSPRPCYDARGVTRMYEHLTSISTAMNSLGWGNYASDHEDAAGQFEQNFNYADALTTADRVVSLRYILNILAEQRGMTATFMPKPFTDRTGTGLHFHLSLWSGADALFPGNDGDRGLGLSALAYSFIGGLLEHAPALQAFLAPTVNSYKRTGATTSSSGATWSPRKASFGGNDRTHMVRVPDEKRIELRSGDGSANPYLAIATAIEAGLDGIARETDPGAPSGPGEARPDAHLLPATLLHAVEALRRDPVILSSLSGDEAIGKYYADAKEEEFLTWHNQVSDWEIRTYLTSI, encoded by the coding sequence ATGACAAGCCTCGCAACACCTGAAGTAGCAACGGAGCCCGCCATTTCATTGGAAGCGGGCCGGATCGCTCTCGCCGACATCGCCAAGGCCCATGATGTCCGCTTCCTGCTGGCCACCTTCGTGGACATGACCGGCAAACCGTGCGCCAAGCTGGTGCCCGTCGAAGCCGCCGATGAGCTCGAGGCCGGCGTCATGGGCTTCGCCGGCTACGCGGCCGGCCTCATCGGCCAGAAGCCGCAGGATTCCGACCTCATTGCCGTTCCCGACCTCGCGTCCTTCACCCCCGTGCCGTTCATCAAGGAAGGGCTCGCACTGATCCACTGTGATCCCTACGTCGACGGCAAGCCGTGGCCCTACGCGCCGCGCGTCATCCTCAAGAACACCCTCGCCCGCCTGGCGGAGAAGGGAATGCAGGCAAAGATCGGCGCCGAGGTGGAATACTTCCTCGTCAACAAGAACACCGACGGCACCCTCAGCACCGCCGATACCCGCGACGACTCACCCCGTCCCTGCTACGACGCCCGCGGCGTCACCCGCATGTACGAGCACCTCACGTCCATCTCCACGGCCATGAACAGCCTGGGCTGGGGCAACTACGCCAGTGACCACGAGGACGCCGCCGGTCAGTTCGAGCAAAACTTCAACTATGCGGACGCGCTGACTACTGCGGACCGCGTGGTCTCCCTGCGCTACATCCTGAACATCCTGGCTGAGCAGCGCGGCATGACGGCCACCTTCATGCCCAAGCCCTTCACCGACCGCACCGGCACGGGCCTGCACTTCCACCTGTCGCTGTGGTCAGGGGCTGACGCCCTCTTCCCCGGGAACGACGGCGACCGCGGCCTTGGGCTGTCAGCGCTCGCCTACTCCTTCATTGGCGGCCTGCTCGAACACGCCCCGGCCCTGCAGGCGTTCCTCGCTCCCACAGTGAACTCGTACAAGCGCACCGGTGCCACCACCAGCTCTTCCGGCGCAACGTGGTCGCCCCGAAAGGCCTCCTTCGGCGGCAACGACCGGACCCACATGGTCCGCGTGCCGGATGAAAAGCGGATCGAGCTGCGCTCCGGGGACGGCTCGGCCAACCCCTACCTCGCCATCGCCACCGCCATCGAGGCCGGCCTGGACGGCATCGCCAGGGAGACGGACCCGGGAGCACCCTCCGGCCCGGGTGAAGCGCGGCCCGACGCCCACCTGCTGCCGGCAACGCTGCTCCACGCCGTCGAAGCCCTGCGGCGGGATCCCGTGATCCTCTCCAGCCTCAGCGGGGACGAGGCGATCGGCAAGTACTACGCCGACGCCAAGGAGGAGGAGTTCCTCACCTGGCACAACCAGGTGAGCGACTGGGAAATCCGGACCTACCTGACCTCGATCTGA
- a CDS encoding ammonium transporter: protein MNSGDVAWILAASALVCMMIPALALFYGGMVGSRRILNMMMMCFGGVSVVAVLWAVFGYSMVFGNSLGGAGLIGDATEYLGLGQLLAEDPDAALPPALFAAFQLFFAGITTAIIAGAAAGRMKFGAWMTFAALWATLVYFPVAHWVFAFSSADGSVTGGWIVNNLKAIDFAGGTAVHMNAGIAALALALVLGRSAGWPRSEHVRPHSRPLVLVGAGLLWAGWFGFNAGSALTAGHSASVVFLNTAVAGAAGLLAWTLVERIRLGSASSMGAASGLISALVAITPACGAVSPLGALAIGVIAGAVCSLAIELKFRLGFDDSLDVVGVHLVGGIIGTLLIGLFATDAAPNKVNGLFYGGGFDLLGTQTVATLATLAYSFAVTWVIAKVLNIAVGLRIDEAAELRGIDIAAHSESAYLMDEEPVELGSPHRG, encoded by the coding sequence ATGAATTCTGGAGATGTTGCCTGGATTCTCGCCGCTAGCGCCCTGGTCTGCATGATGATCCCGGCACTTGCCCTGTTTTACGGGGGCATGGTGGGATCCCGGCGGATCCTGAACATGATGATGATGTGTTTCGGCGGCGTCAGCGTCGTCGCCGTCCTTTGGGCGGTGTTCGGCTACTCGATGGTCTTCGGCAATTCCCTTGGCGGAGCCGGCCTGATCGGCGATGCCACCGAGTACCTCGGCCTGGGCCAGCTGCTGGCCGAGGATCCCGACGCCGCGCTACCGCCGGCGCTGTTCGCCGCCTTCCAGCTGTTCTTTGCCGGGATCACCACCGCCATCATCGCCGGTGCCGCGGCCGGCAGGATGAAGTTCGGCGCCTGGATGACCTTCGCGGCCCTGTGGGCCACACTGGTCTACTTCCCGGTGGCCCACTGGGTTTTCGCTTTCAGCTCCGCTGACGGTTCAGTCACCGGCGGCTGGATCGTCAACAACCTCAAGGCAATCGACTTCGCCGGCGGAACCGCCGTGCACATGAACGCCGGAATCGCAGCCCTCGCACTCGCACTGGTCCTGGGACGCAGCGCCGGCTGGCCCAGGAGCGAGCACGTCAGGCCGCACAGCCGCCCGCTGGTGCTGGTGGGAGCAGGACTGCTGTGGGCCGGCTGGTTCGGCTTCAACGCCGGTTCCGCCCTCACAGCCGGGCATTCGGCGTCGGTGGTTTTCCTGAACACAGCCGTGGCCGGCGCCGCCGGCCTGCTTGCCTGGACCCTCGTGGAACGCATCCGGCTCGGCAGCGCCAGCAGTATGGGGGCGGCGTCCGGACTGATTTCGGCCCTCGTGGCCATCACCCCGGCATGCGGTGCGGTGAGCCCGCTCGGGGCACTGGCCATCGGAGTGATCGCCGGGGCCGTCTGCTCCCTGGCCATCGAACTGAAGTTCCGCCTTGGCTTCGACGACTCGCTCGACGTCGTCGGCGTGCACCTCGTCGGCGGCATCATCGGAACCCTGCTGATCGGGCTCTTCGCCACGGACGCCGCTCCGAACAAGGTCAACGGGCTCTTCTACGGCGGAGGCTTTGACCTGCTCGGCACCCAGACGGTCGCAACTTTGGCCACCCTTGCCTACTCCTTTGCCGTCACCTGGGTCATCGCCAAGGTCCTCAACATCGCCGTCGGCCTCCGCATCGACGAAGCGGCCGAACTCCGCGGCATCGACATCGCGGCCCACTCCGAGTCCGCCTACCTGATGGATGAGGAACCCGTGGAACTGGGCTCCCCGCACCGGGGCTGA
- a CDS encoding lytic transglycosylase domain-containing protein, whose product MLRLKRLAVLSLVAFGAITASAFWLIGATGAGTSGAGIHADRPAPPQSAGKFVPLADGSQHAVNITRTVDPGWLARTAAQTGIPDRALRAYVAGAGMANAAAPGCRIGWNTVAAVGFVESAHGALGGGRLTASGKVTRPIVGPGLNGDGFAAIADTDGGSLDGDTLWDRAVGPMQFIPSTWKLAGKDANGDGVADPHNIDDAALSAAGYLCAGGRDLTTAQGWSDAIWSYNQSEAYLSQVGGKAVEYAEQAGPTK is encoded by the coding sequence GTGCTTCGTCTGAAACGCCTTGCGGTCCTCAGCCTTGTCGCGTTCGGCGCCATCACGGCGTCCGCGTTCTGGCTTATCGGCGCGACCGGTGCGGGGACCTCCGGCGCAGGGATTCACGCGGACCGTCCGGCGCCGCCGCAATCGGCGGGCAAGTTCGTGCCGCTGGCAGATGGCAGCCAGCATGCGGTGAACATCACCAGGACTGTGGACCCTGGCTGGCTGGCGCGGACCGCAGCGCAAACAGGCATTCCTGACCGGGCGCTCCGCGCGTATGTTGCCGGGGCCGGTATGGCGAACGCTGCGGCACCGGGGTGCAGAATCGGCTGGAACACGGTGGCCGCCGTCGGGTTTGTCGAGTCCGCCCACGGCGCCCTGGGCGGCGGCCGTCTGACCGCATCGGGGAAAGTGACGCGCCCGATCGTCGGCCCCGGACTTAACGGCGATGGCTTTGCCGCCATTGCCGACACCGACGGCGGCTCGCTCGATGGCGATACCCTTTGGGACCGCGCCGTGGGGCCCATGCAGTTCATTCCCTCCACGTGGAAGCTGGCGGGCAAGGACGCCAACGGGGACGGGGTGGCGGACCCGCACAACATCGACGACGCCGCTCTCAGCGCGGCAGGCTATCTTTGCGCCGGCGGCCGCGACCTCACCACCGCCCAGGGGTGGAGCGACGCCATCTGGTCCTACAACCAGTCCGAGGCATACCTGAGCCAGGTGGGCGGCAAGGCTGTTGAATACGCGGAGCAGGCCGGGCCTACCAAGTAG
- a CDS encoding integrase catalytic domain-containing protein, protein MSERRAVTKVIATRYARSDRAVKKQILDELCATTGWHRDHARKALRQALVLRAVLPRPTRPPLYGEPVIEALRFCWAVQGTPCGRLLAAALPDLVPRLRRFKELRIDAATAAQLLTISPATIDRRLKADRAKLEPRGRSHTKPGTLLKDSIPVRTWAEWDDAVPGFVEIDLVGHEGGNNQGEFCFTLDITDIATGWTETRSVRNKAQKWVFAAIKDATAAFPFPILGIDSDNGSEFINWELFRWCEQEKLTFTRSRSGNKNDGAHVEQKNWHVIRQTVGYHRYDTPGELELLNRIWALQRLLTNHFGPQQKLVAKVRTGAKVTKTYDAPATPFQRVLADTGTVTKATKARLKRENRPLNPAAIQRQIQALCTELLTLTTAKQAPKKQPAIRAKSNDSTNQPRRAS, encoded by the coding sequence ATGAGTGAACGCAGGGCTGTCACGAAGGTCATCGCCACCCGCTACGCCCGCTCGGACCGGGCCGTGAAGAAGCAGATTCTCGATGAGCTGTGCGCGACGACGGGATGGCACCGCGACCACGCCCGCAAGGCCCTGCGGCAGGCGCTGGTACTGAGGGCCGTGCTGCCCAGGCCGACTCGGCCGCCTCTGTACGGGGAACCGGTGATCGAGGCGCTGCGGTTCTGCTGGGCGGTCCAGGGAACGCCCTGCGGGCGGCTCCTCGCAGCAGCGCTGCCGGACCTGGTCCCGCGGCTGCGGCGGTTTAAAGAGCTCCGCATTGACGCCGCCACGGCGGCCCAGCTGCTGACGATCTCACCGGCGACCATCGACCGCCGGCTCAAGGCCGACCGGGCGAAACTGGAGCCCCGCGGCCGGTCCCACACCAAACCTGGAACGCTGCTGAAGGACTCGATTCCGGTGAGGACCTGGGCCGAGTGGGATGATGCGGTGCCCGGGTTCGTGGAGATCGATCTGGTCGGCCACGAGGGCGGCAATAACCAGGGCGAGTTCTGCTTCACCCTTGATATCACTGACATCGCGACCGGTTGGACGGAGACCCGGTCGGTGCGGAACAAGGCGCAGAAATGGGTCTTCGCGGCGATCAAGGACGCCACCGCCGCGTTCCCGTTTCCGATCCTGGGGATCGATTCGGACAACGGTTCGGAGTTCATCAACTGGGAACTCTTCCGCTGGTGTGAGCAGGAGAAACTGACCTTCACCCGGTCCCGGTCCGGGAACAAGAACGACGGCGCCCATGTCGAGCAGAAGAACTGGCACGTCATCCGTCAGACCGTCGGCTACCACCGCTACGACACACCCGGCGAGCTGGAACTGCTGAACCGGATCTGGGCGCTCCAGCGGCTGCTGACCAACCACTTCGGACCCCAGCAAAAACTCGTCGCGAAAGTCCGGACCGGCGCGAAGGTCACCAAGACCTACGACGCGCCCGCCACCCCGTTCCAGCGCGTCCTGGCCGACACCGGCACCGTCACCAAAGCCACCAAAGCCCGCCTGAAACGTGAAAACCGGCCACTGAACCCGGCCGCCATCCAACGCCAGATCCAGGCCCTCTGCACAGAGCTCCTGACCCTGACCACCGCCAAGCAAGCCCCCAAGAAGCAGCCCGCCATCCGGGCAAAATCAAATGATTCCACGAATCAACCCAGGCGGGCATCTTGA
- a CDS encoding DUF4193 domain-containing protein: MATDYDAPRVTQEDQPANESLEAIQSRQGGSQTALLDVEEADTAEGIDLPGADLSHEELLIQVVPVQEDEFTCMSCFLVHHRSQLAREKDGKKYCSECEG; encoded by the coding sequence ATGGCAACTGACTACGACGCCCCCCGCGTGACCCAAGAGGACCAGCCGGCCAACGAATCCCTGGAGGCCATCCAGTCCCGGCAGGGCGGGTCCCAGACGGCCCTGCTTGACGTGGAGGAAGCCGACACCGCCGAAGGCATCGACCTTCCCGGTGCCGACCTGTCGCACGAAGAGCTGCTGATCCAGGTTGTTCCGGTGCAGGAAGATGAGTTCACCTGCATGTCCTGCTTCCTGGTCCACCACCGCAGCCAGCTCGCGCGCGAAAAGGACGGCAAGAAGTACTGCTCGGAGTGCGAAGGCTAA
- a CDS encoding calcium:proton antiporter yields MLARLRSSWTAVVPVVGLIVLAVTWGVSPGPVLATVIAVVLVGAVLAAVHHAEVVAQRVGEPFGSLVLAVAVTVIEVALIVTLIASGGEGSHSLARDTVFAAVMITANGIVGIALLVGARRYGIPRFNPEGAGAALAVVTTLATLTLVLPTFTTSRPGPEFSPLQLGFAAVASLSLYGVFVLTQTVRHRHFFLPVVSPGDGEDDLHGPVPTNRATYISLALLCAALVAVVGLAKTVSPVIEAGVTRAGIPESFVGVVIALLVLLPEGLAATRAASRNRIQISLNLAYGSAIASIGLTIPAIAVASIWLEGPLTLGLGGTQIVLFLLTVIVGTLTVVPGRATRLQGAIHLVLFAAFLLLAMFP; encoded by the coding sequence GTGCTGGCCCGGCTCCGATCGTCCTGGACGGCCGTCGTTCCCGTCGTCGGCCTGATCGTGCTGGCCGTGACCTGGGGAGTTTCCCCCGGCCCGGTGCTGGCCACCGTCATTGCGGTGGTCCTGGTGGGCGCCGTCCTGGCGGCGGTGCACCACGCGGAAGTAGTCGCCCAGCGCGTCGGCGAGCCCTTCGGGTCCCTCGTGCTGGCAGTTGCGGTGACTGTCATCGAGGTGGCCCTGATCGTCACGCTGATCGCGTCCGGCGGTGAGGGCAGCCACTCGCTGGCACGGGACACCGTCTTCGCCGCCGTCATGATCACGGCCAACGGCATCGTGGGGATCGCCCTCCTGGTGGGCGCCCGCAGGTACGGCATTCCGCGGTTCAACCCGGAGGGAGCAGGTGCCGCCCTCGCCGTGGTCACCACCCTCGCCACCCTGACACTGGTCCTGCCGACCTTCACGACATCGCGGCCCGGACCTGAGTTTTCTCCCCTGCAGCTGGGCTTCGCCGCCGTGGCGTCGCTGTCCCTCTACGGCGTGTTCGTGCTGACGCAGACCGTCCGCCACCGCCACTTTTTCCTGCCCGTGGTGTCCCCCGGCGACGGCGAGGACGACCTGCACGGCCCCGTCCCCACCAACCGGGCCACCTACATCAGCCTGGCGCTGCTCTGCGCGGCGCTGGTCGCCGTCGTCGGGCTGGCCAAAACCGTATCGCCGGTCATCGAGGCGGGCGTCACCCGCGCCGGGATCCCTGAGTCCTTCGTGGGCGTGGTCATCGCGCTCCTGGTCCTGCTGCCGGAGGGACTCGCCGCCACCCGGGCAGCGTCGCGGAACAGAATCCAGATCAGCCTCAACCTGGCCTACGGCTCGGCAATTGCCAGCATCGGCCTCACGATTCCCGCCATCGCCGTCGCCAGCATCTGGCTGGAGGGCCCGCTGACGCTGGGCCTCGGCGGCACGCAGATCGTCCTGTTCCTGCTGACCGTCATCGTCGGAACACTCACGGTGGTGCCCGGCCGGGCCACCCGCCTGCAGGGAGCCATCCACCTGGTGCTGTTCGCCGCGTTCCTCTTGCTGGCCATGTTCCCGTAG
- a CDS encoding MarR family winged helix-turn-helix transcriptional regulator, whose product MTSPSGSDEDLLLERQLCFALAVASRTVISAYRPVLQELNLTHPQYLVMLALWEKSPRSVKEISDALLLVPATLSPLLKRLEALGYVTRRRVPGDERSLAVGLTPEGTALRDRAMGVPGTMLAKLGLSRAQAEDIHVAMTQLIEAAQVDHTLPADPDAEDQATA is encoded by the coding sequence ATGACTTCCCCCTCAGGGAGCGACGAAGACCTCCTGCTCGAGCGGCAGCTCTGTTTCGCTCTCGCTGTCGCCTCGCGCACCGTCATCAGTGCCTACCGGCCGGTGCTGCAGGAACTGAACCTGACCCACCCGCAGTACCTGGTGATGCTTGCGCTGTGGGAAAAGAGCCCGCGTTCCGTCAAGGAAATCAGCGACGCCCTCCTCCTGGTCCCGGCCACCCTGTCCCCGCTGCTCAAGCGGCTCGAAGCCCTGGGCTATGTCACCCGACGCCGCGTTCCCGGGGATGAACGGTCCCTCGCGGTGGGCCTGACACCCGAAGGCACCGCGCTCCGGGACAGGGCCATGGGCGTACCCGGCACCATGCTGGCCAAGCTCGGCCTCAGCCGCGCCCAGGCGGAGGACATCCACGTTGCCATGACCCAGCTCATCGAAGCCGCCCAGGTAGACCACACCCTCCCGGCCGACCCCGACGCGGAAGACCAGGCAACCGCCTGA
- a CDS encoding aspartate aminotransferase family protein, whose product MVASQATLDSAVTSAAVSRGTVSRGTISNADVVALDRANVFHSWSAQKSLNPMAIAGGSGSTVWDHDGNTYLDFSSQLVNTNIGHQHPKVIAAIAQQATSLATVAPAHANHVRATAAAKILSHAPANMEKVFFTNGGADANENAIRMARLHTGRDKVISRYRSYHGNTGSAIVATGDWRRIPNEYARGHVHVFGPYLYRSEFWAETPEQETERALHHLRRVIQAEGPQSVAAVLLETVPGTAGILVPTPGYLEGVRALCDEYGIVMILDEVMAGFGRTGDWFALDAFNVTPDLITFAKGVNSGYVPVGGVIISGEIAATFDERVFPGGLTYSGHPLAAASVVASIEAFEEEDIVGNAARIGRDHLEPGLRALAEKHNVIGDVRGRGVFWALELVQDRATREPVSADCMGRLKAELLRRGLLPFIADNRIHVVPPAVVTPAEVATALDIYDQALTAVGL is encoded by the coding sequence ATGGTCGCCAGCCAGGCAACCCTGGACTCCGCAGTCACCAGCGCAGCCGTCAGCCGCGGCACCGTCAGCCGCGGCACCATCAGCAACGCCGACGTCGTCGCCCTGGACCGGGCGAATGTCTTCCACTCCTGGTCGGCACAGAAGTCCCTCAACCCGATGGCGATCGCCGGCGGGTCCGGCAGCACCGTCTGGGACCACGACGGCAACACCTATCTGGACTTCTCCAGCCAGCTGGTCAACACCAACATCGGGCACCAGCACCCCAAGGTCATCGCGGCCATCGCCCAGCAGGCAACCAGCCTGGCCACCGTCGCGCCAGCTCACGCCAACCACGTCCGGGCCACGGCAGCGGCCAAGATCCTGTCCCACGCCCCCGCCAACATGGAGAAGGTCTTCTTCACCAACGGCGGCGCCGACGCGAATGAAAACGCCATCCGCATGGCCCGGCTGCACACCGGCCGCGACAAGGTCATCTCCCGCTACCGCTCCTACCACGGCAACACGGGCTCCGCGATCGTGGCCACAGGAGACTGGCGCCGCATCCCCAACGAATATGCCCGCGGCCACGTCCACGTCTTTGGTCCGTACCTCTACCGCTCCGAGTTCTGGGCCGAAACCCCGGAACAGGAAACCGAGCGCGCCCTGCACCACCTGCGCCGCGTCATCCAGGCCGAAGGTCCGCAGTCCGTTGCCGCGGTCCTGCTCGAAACCGTCCCCGGCACGGCCGGCATCCTGGTTCCCACGCCCGGCTACCTCGAAGGCGTCCGCGCACTGTGCGACGAGTACGGCATCGTGATGATCCTGGACGAGGTCATGGCCGGCTTCGGGCGCACCGGCGACTGGTTCGCCCTCGACGCGTTCAACGTCACCCCGGACCTCATCACCTTCGCCAAGGGCGTGAACTCCGGCTACGTCCCCGTGGGCGGCGTCATCATCTCCGGCGAGATCGCCGCCACTTTCGACGAGCGCGTCTTCCCCGGCGGCCTGACCTACTCCGGCCACCCCCTCGCCGCAGCCTCCGTGGTGGCCTCGATTGAGGCCTTCGAGGAAGAGGACATCGTGGGCAACGCCGCCCGGATCGGCCGGGACCACCTCGAACCCGGCCTCCGCGCCCTCGCCGAAAAGCACAACGTCATCGGCGATGTCCGCGGCCGCGGCGTCTTCTGGGCGCTGGAGCTGGTCCAGGACCGCGCCACCCGCGAGCCGGTCTCTGCCGACTGCATGGGCCGCCTCAAGGCCGAGCTCCTGCGCCGGGGCCTGCTGCCCTTCATCGCCGACAACCGCATCCACGTCGTCCCGCCCGCCGTCGTGACGCCCGCGGAAGTGGCCACTGCCCTGGACATCTACGACCAGGCGCTCACCGCCGTCGGCCTCTAG
- a CDS encoding PucR family transcriptional regulator, producing the protein MPPSLNVLLRSRALKLRLVVPDAGSAQLDEPVSWVHSSDLEDPTPFLDAGQLLLTDGTQFPVEGEFRKGYEEYVERLVGHGIAGLGFATQVIHGTLPPALEEACRNHGLPLLEVPDRTPFIAIIRMVADYLAKEEHARAEWSLQAQRAISRAALRPDGLTSILGELERQLHSWVALYDAAGNYVRMPRNRPVPSDIAGEVTAKVRHALDLGTRSASHLEIAGQSVTLQTLGRKGSLRGALVLGAIEPLDPARTDIVNSVIGLASLALEQARTLDTARRHLRAGVFEQLLAGSTDVAVRTARQVWGQLPREPLLVTASRQENPAPNLLEALELLADDHRGAVFYALRGDLLVVLAGRQHQDKVVELLQRHGACGISSETAMEALPGALEEASRALRRAAELGRGAVEFSELSDGGMLGLLREEKAGPVARGLLQPLIAHDAAEQTELLATVREWFANDCVWDKTARRLGVHRHTLRNRVDAAGRILGLNLDGMRDRLELFAAVQFLEERQAGTGNK; encoded by the coding sequence ATGCCGCCAAGCCTGAACGTCCTCCTCCGCAGCCGCGCGCTGAAGCTCCGCCTCGTCGTGCCCGACGCCGGATCCGCCCAGCTGGACGAGCCGGTCAGCTGGGTCCACAGCTCCGATCTGGAGGACCCCACGCCGTTCCTCGACGCCGGACAGCTGCTGCTCACCGACGGGACCCAGTTCCCGGTGGAGGGAGAGTTCCGCAAGGGGTATGAGGAGTACGTGGAGCGCCTGGTGGGGCACGGCATCGCGGGCCTCGGCTTCGCCACACAGGTTATCCACGGGACACTGCCGCCGGCGCTGGAGGAAGCCTGCCGGAACCACGGGCTGCCGTTGCTGGAGGTCCCGGACAGGACGCCGTTCATCGCGATCATCCGCATGGTGGCTGATTACCTGGCCAAGGAGGAGCACGCCCGCGCGGAATGGTCGCTGCAGGCACAGCGGGCCATCTCCCGCGCAGCCCTCCGCCCTGACGGGCTGACCTCGATTCTCGGCGAGCTGGAACGCCAGCTGCACAGCTGGGTGGCGCTCTACGATGCTGCCGGCAACTATGTCCGGATGCCCAGGAACCGGCCGGTTCCTTCCGATATCGCCGGCGAAGTCACGGCGAAGGTCCGTCATGCCCTGGACCTGGGGACGCGGTCCGCCTCGCACCTGGAGATCGCCGGCCAGTCGGTGACGCTGCAGACCCTCGGCCGGAAGGGCAGCCTTCGCGGTGCCCTGGTGCTGGGTGCCATCGAGCCGCTGGACCCGGCCAGGACGGACATCGTCAACAGCGTGATCGGCCTGGCCAGCCTGGCGCTCGAGCAGGCCCGCACCCTGGACACGGCCCGCAGGCACCTCCGCGCGGGCGTCTTCGAGCAGCTGCTGGCAGGCAGCACCGACGTCGCGGTCAGAACGGCGAGGCAGGTGTGGGGCCAGCTGCCGCGGGAGCCGTTGCTCGTGACCGCTTCACGGCAGGAGAATCCGGCGCCGAACCTGCTCGAGGCACTGGAACTGCTCGCCGATGACCACCGGGGCGCCGTGTTCTACGCCCTGCGCGGTGACCTTTTGGTGGTCCTGGCCGGGCGGCAGCACCAGGACAAGGTCGTGGAACTGCTGCAGCGGCACGGCGCCTGCGGCATCTCCTCCGAGACCGCCATGGAGGCTCTTCCCGGCGCTCTTGAGGAAGCCAGCCGGGCGCTGCGGCGCGCGGCGGAGCTGGGGAGGGGCGCCGTCGAGTTTTCCGAACTGTCCGACGGCGGGATGCTGGGTTTGCTGCGTGAGGAAAAGGCCGGGCCTGTGGCCCGGGGGCTCCTGCAGCCGCTCATCGCTCATGATGCGGCGGAGCAGACGGAGCTGCTGGCGACAGTGCGGGAATGGTTTGCGAACGACTGCGTGTGGGACAAGACCGCCCGGCGCCTCGGCGTCCACCGCCACACCCTGCGGAACCGGGTGGACGCCGCCGGGCGGATCCTGGGCCTGAACCTGGACGGCATGCGCGACCGGCTGGAGCTGTTCGCCGCGGTGCAGTTCCTGGAGGAGCGACAGGCGGGAACCGGTAATAAGTGA